Proteins encoded together in one Scyliorhinus canicula chromosome 21, sScyCan1.1, whole genome shotgun sequence window:
- the LOC119955846 gene encoding LOW QUALITY PROTEIN: 28S ribosomal protein S18b, mitochondrial-like (The sequence of the model RefSeq protein was modified relative to this genomic sequence to represent the inferred CDS: substituted 1 base at 1 genomic stop codon) yields FWSEXPYRRNHKGAIPPQKTRKTCIRGDKLSGNPCPICRDPKIQVDHRNVKLLDQFICSHSATIFHPTRTGVCMKQYKKLTKAVQDAKDHGLLAFQVPHIEINPDDYSVSHGAVGKTPPPPHQEGPWYSWYQWQEPPEKEIARIRKMYKPFLKESVTQTSTKTP; encoded by the coding sequence ttttggtcggaataaccaTATCGGAGGAACCACAAGGGTGCGATCCCACCTCAGAAGACCAGGAAAACCTGCATCAGAGGAGACAAACTCAGTGGCAATCCCTGCCCGATATGTCGAGATCCGAAGATTCAGGTTGACCACCGGAATGTAAAGCTCCTGGATCAATTTATTTGTTCTCATTCTGCTACAATCTTTCATCCGACCAGAACTGGTGTCTGTATGAAACAGTACAAGAAGTTGACCAAAGCAGTACAGGATGCTAAGGATCATGGTTTGCTTGCATTCCAGGTCCCGCACATCGAGATCAATCCGGACGATTATTCTGTTTCCCATGGGGCAGTGGGcaaaaccccacccccaccccatcaggaGGGACCCTGGTACAGCTGGTATCAGTGGCAAGAGCCGCCTGAGAAGGAGATTGCTCGGATTCGTAAGATGTACAAACCCTTTCTGAAGGAGAGCGTCACTCAAACTTCAACTAAAACACCATAG